Part of the Kordiimonas pumila genome is shown below.
TGGCGCTTGGTATTGCAGGCCTTTTCCTTGAGGCACACCCAAACCCTGATGAAGCCTTGTGTGATGGGCCTTGTGCCTTATCGCTTGATGCACTTGAACCCTATCTTGCGCAGATGAAGGCGATTGATGATCTGGTAAAAACCTTTGATCCGGTTGTAACGGAGTAGGGTTTGTCATGACCATAAAGCTTTTAGCCCTTGATGTGGACGGCGTGCTGACAGACGGCACGCTTTATTACACTGCGGCTGGCGAAGAGATGAAAGCTTTTAACGCGCAGGACGGTATGGGCATGAAACTTTTATCGCGGCTTGGGGTTCAGGTTGCGGTTATTTCTGGCCGCAAAAGTGCGGCTCTTGAGCGTAGGCTTGACGATCTGGGGGTTTATCACCGCCGCCTTGCATGCGGTGACAAGATAAAAGGCCTTGAAGATATATGCGCTGATATGGGTGTGACGCTTGCCGAGGTTGCTTTTATGGGCGACGATCTGAATGACCTGCCTGTCATGCAGGTATGCGGCTATAAAATAGCGCCGGTAAATGCCGTTACGGCGGTTATTAAAAGCGCTGATTTTGTAACGGCGCGGGATGGCGGCAGGGGTGCGGTGCGCGAGGCATGCGACCATTTAGCGGGCCAGCTGGGCCTGTCGCTTGAAACGGCGGCAAGCGGCGTTACGACGGTCCTTGTGCAATGAAGGTTGTAATACCAGCGCGCTATGGTTCCACGCGCCTACCGGGCAAACCGCTTGCTGATATTGCTGGCAAACCCATGATCCAGCATGTCTGGGAACGCGCGGTTGAGGCAGTGGATGACAGGAACGATATTATTATAGCGGTGGATGATGACCGGCTGGTTAAGACAGCCGCTGCTTTTGGGGCACGGGTGGTGCTTACAAAAAACGACCATGAAAGTGGTACGGACCGCATAGCCGAAGTTGCGGCTAAAATGAACTGGGCTGATGATGAGGTTGTTGTAAACCTGCAAGGCGACGAGCCACTAATGCCGCCTCAGCTTGTAAAACAAGTGGGGACGGCGCTGGCCGAAAACCCAGAGGCTGCGATCGCAACGGCTTCATGCATTATCCTAAAGCCTGAGGATGTATCAAACCCCAATATTGTTAAAGTGGTAACAGACAGGGCGGGCTATGCGCTTTATTTTTCGCGGTCGCCTATCCCTTATGACCGTAGCGGTGTTATTGACCTGTCACGGTTTTCCTATCAGCGTCATATTGGCCTTTATGCCTACCGTGTTGCAACGCTAAAGCAGCTTATATCGCTCCGGCCTGCAAGCTTAGAGCGCATAGAACAGCTTGAGCAACTGCGAGCGCTGGCAGCGGGCATGACAATTCTGGTTGAGGCTGTTAGCAGCGCCCCTCCCCACGGGGTGGATACCGAGGCAGACCTAGAAGCGGTTCGGGCTTATTTCAGGAAACAGTCATGAGCGATGATAAAATCCGGGCGGCAACCGGGCCAAAAGCTTTAACCAGCTCACGTGGGATAGCGGGCGACAAAGCCATGGCTGCACTTTTGGGGCGGCCTGTAAAGTTGGGGCTTTCATCAGCAACGCCAGCAGATGTAGTTGTGGGCTGGGGCCAGAAAGACAATACCGAAAAGGCCCGCTTGTATGCCAAAAAAAACGGGCTGCCATATTGGCGGCTTGAAGATGGTTTTATTGGGTATTTAAGCCACCCGGCAATTGATAAACGCAGGCTTTCGCTTATTATTGATACCACCGGTATTTACTATGATGCCCACAGCCCCAGCGACCTTGAGAATATGCTGAACCAGGATGACTGGATTACGCCCGACCTTATCGAGCGGGCCGAAACGGCCATGGCCCGCATGCGCAGATGGCGTATCTCAAAATATAATCAGTCACCCGCTGAAATACCGGCATGGCTGCAGGTTGAGCTTGCGGCCTATAAAGGCCCCAAGGTGCTGGTGGTAGACCAGACATTCGGTGATAAATCGATTACTGACGGTATGGCGTCTGACGATATGTTCCGCACCATGCTGGAAGATGCACTGGCCGAAAACCCTACGGCGCTGGTGCTGGTGAAGGTGCACCCTGATGTCATGCTGGGCCAGAAACGTGGCCACTATGACCCAGAGCGTGTAATGGACCGGGTGCTATTTGTGGCAGACGATGTTGCCCCCCAGAGCCTGATCGAAAAGGTTGATCAGGTGTATGTGGTGACAAGCCAGATGGGCTTTGAAGGGCTGATCGCGGGTAAAAAAGTAAGCTGTTACGGCCTCCCGTTTTATGCCGGTTGGGGCCTGACACACGACAAACAACTGTGTGAAGCGCGCATTGCCAACCGCAGCCTTGCTGAACTGTTTGCCGCCGCCTATATGCTCTACACCGTTTATAACGACCCATATACCGGCAAACGGGTTGAGATTGAGCGCATTCTGGACCTGCTGGTTGCCGAGCGGCAAATGGCACGGCCACGAGCACAGCGTACCTTTGCTGTTGGCTTTAGCCTTTGGAAGCGCGGGTTTATACCAGAATTTTTGGGTGTGGGTGCTGGCACTGTTCAGTTTATCAAGCCAGCAGTGCTTGCAGCCCTTGACTATAAAGAAGGTGATATGGTTGTGCTGTGGGGCCGAAAGCACGATACGGAAGCCGCAGTTATACCGGCACATGTGCCGGTGTGGCGTATGGAAGATGGCTTCTTGCGCTCTGTTGGGCTGGGCAGTGATCTGAGGCGGCCTTCATCTCTGGTGCTTGACCGAACGGGTATATATTATGACGGTACGGCGCCGAGTGATCTGGAAAGTTTTTTGGCGGCGCACAAGTTTGACGATGCTGATATAGCGCGCGGCGAGCGCTTGCGACATAAAATACGCTCTGCCCGTGTGAGCAAATATAATGTGGGCGAACATGGGGCCTTAAATTTCCGCGAGGCGGCGGGTAAGCGCGAGGTTATTTTGGTGCCGGGGCAGGTGGAGGCAGATGCCAGTATCCAGTATGGGTCGCCCACGCTTAAAACCAATGCCGGGTTGCTTGAGGCTGTGAAAGCCGCAAAGCCGGATGCCTATATTATTTACAAGCCACACCCCGATGTGGTGAGCGGCAACCGGGCGGGCGATGTACCGCAAACAGTGCTTGCCCAAACAGCACAGGAAGTTATTACCGAAGCTGATATCATTGATGTGCTTGAAGCGGTGGACAGTGTTCATACCATGACCAGCCTGACAGGTTTTGAGGCGCTTATTTCAGGTAAAAATGTCACCACATATGGCATGCCGTTTTATGCGGGCTGGGGCCTGACAACGGACATGTGTAGCTTGCCGCGCCGGGGGCGCAAGCTTTCGCTCGATGCCCTTGTTTATGCGCTTTACTGCGTTTATGCGCGCTATGTGCGCTGGCCGGAAGGTGCAAGCTACAGCCCTGAGGCACTGGTGGAAGAACTGGCCCGCACACCGCGCGGTGGCCCAATCGCTGCCGGGCCTTTTGCGCCCGTTACCCGGCTTGGTCGCAAAGCAAAATACTTCCTTGATGCCATGCGGCGCTAGCCCTTTGTCCTGTCTAGACTGAAGGCTTTTGGTTACATTGGCGGTTAGTATGTGATATAAACTATTATAGCGATGTATATGCCTTTGGTGGTTGGAGTAAAAATGAGCGCTTTGCCAAAAAGCGAAAGACTATCGGACCAGCATTTGAAAGACGCAAAACGGCTGTTTTCATCGCTCAAATCCTGTTGGCACGAAATGGCAAAAGACGCTGGTGGTATTCCGTTCCGAAAACAATTTTCCCCTGCAAAAGTAAAGAGCCTGCTGCCCTATCTTTATATGATGGAGCTAAATGAAGATAACGAAATTCGTTTTCGGCACCGAGGTACCGGGATTGAGCGTTCAACAAATCATCGCTTTTTAATTGGCGACCATATGGATACTTACGGCCCGGAAGACTGGGCTCGATTACACCGGTATTTTAATGTTATCTTTTCCGGTCCGTGCGCGGCAGAAGCTGATTGGCGCTATTTTTGCCGGGAAAATCTGGTTTTTGATATGGTAAACTATAGCCTGCCTCTTTATGGACGCGATAAAACACAGCGTCTGTCGATCGGCGTTATGATGGTGTGGCCAAATTACGATTCTGAGCTTCTTGAGCATTGCACGGATCAAGATTACAGTGTTTGCAGGCACGGTGTTTATCTGGATGTTGGGTACGGTGTTCCTAAGGGCATTACAGAAATTCGGGGGCGCTAACAAAGCGCGCCGATAAAAATATTGGCGCTATCATGCATATTCCCATTTATCAGCCTATTCATCAGTGACGTTTGTGTTCTTGGTCGTCGTGAGTTCAGAAGCGATTATGCTTCGGTATAGGCTTTGATGAGATGATGGATGAAGTGAGCCAGAAATAAACTGGTTTGACTTTTCTGTTCGCTATTGCCTATGGATGGCCTATAACTTTACGTAAAGCGAGTATGATGTTTCTGCTTGATGCAGATGTTGGTAGTTAAGGAAATGACCAGATGTTAGTTGACAATAAGGCGTGGCGCGTGCGTTTTTTTCGTCACATGAGGCACTGGTCATGGTTCTTTTTTATCAACCAGTATGATGCTGACCACCTGATTGTTGCCGATGATTTTTTTCTGCACGAAGTGGAAAATAGTTCGCCGCGCAGGCTAAAATGCAAGCTTGCCTCTCTTCATGCGGTGCATGAAGCCGTAACTGACGAAATCGAGAAGATACTGGTTTTTTGCCAGCAGGGTGAGATGGCTCTGGTTAGAGAGCTTCAGGCACGCTATCCAGACAAAACCGTTGTATCAGGAACCTATACTTATGCGCTCACCGGGCCAGACAGGTCCCCGCGTATGTTGCCTACGGTACCGTATGTACAGCTAGACACCCAGTCTTATGGGAAACCGGTTTTTATATTGTCAACGGCTTATGCTGACGCAGAATTTATTGCGCAGGTGTTTGTAGAAAACGGCCTTCCGCTGTTTCATGAACATTTGGGGCGTCTGTTTGTGTCGTGGTTGTCTGTGCACCAGCATTTTCAGGTTAGCAGGTTTTATGATGCTGCTCAGCGCCGGTTTAGCAGGAAAGGGCACTTTTTCAGCTTGCTGCAAATAGATGTATTGCAAGCGGTCTTTGATAATACGCCTTTTAAATTGAACAGGTTTATTCGGTTTCTGGAACAGTCAGGGGCTAAAGTCATCCTTGTGTCGCAAGATGACCATATCACCCAGTCTGTAAGGGCAGAGTTTCTGGATCAGTCCATCGAACGCTCTGTCTGGACCCAAAAGACAGATAAGAAACGCATTGTGAAGACATGGGCTTCAGGCATAACCGGGTGGATTAAGCGATGCTTACGCTTTGAGCAGCAAGAGCATATCCTTAACGCGGTGGAAGATGCGGGCATTCCCAGTTACAGAATTACGCTCGAAGCATTTCTGCAAAATCAGGAACTATCTATACGCGAAATGGCAGATTTTATAGGGTTTCCAATAGAAGGCGATATTACCGTTGGCGATTACAGCGTGGTGGATACGCATGCGCCCACGTTACAGGATGCAGTCGTTGCCTTTAGACGCGAGATGATTGATAGACTTGGCATTAATATGTCTTGATAAAGACACACTCTCCTTGTCATTTAGGGTGTTGGTATGGGCAGTTATGCTGGGGGTGGGCGTGTGTTTTTACGCTTATTCTCGCCTTGATCTTTTGGCTAGGGCAAGCTTATAAGTGCCCTGTAATAATTGGCCCTTCAAAAGGGTGTAACTTGGTATTGATATGGCAAATAAACACATAATTCTCGGAACACCGTCGAAAAGTGAGGAAAAGACACTGGTTATTATGGGGGCTCCTCGTGGGGGCACTTCCATGGTTGCTGGTGCCTTTCGGGAACTCGGTGTGGATTTAGGCAGCCGCCTGGGTGAAAATCACGAGGATCCAAAGTTTTTAACAAAAGACCTTGATGAACTGCGGGAGCGTATTGCAGTCAGGAATGCAGAAACGCCAGCATGGGGTTGGAAAATGCCCCATAGCTTGCATTATATCGAGGAACTTTTGCCTGATATTCGCAACCCTCATTTTGTGTTCGTTTTTCGGAATATGCTTTCGACAACAATGAGCCAGGTCAACCGGTCCAAAAACGATACGACCGTGGAAAATGCGCTCAGATTTTCGCTGCGACAAAATGTGATCATGGCAGAATTAATCGAAAAGCTGGATATACCAATGCTCTTGATTAACTATGATAGGGCTGTTGAAAGCAAAGATGAATTTATACAGGCCGCGACAGATTTTATGAATCTGACCGTTACACCAGAACAGCGACAGAACTGCCGAGATTTTATCGACCCTGAAACAGGCTACAAGCAGGTGTCGCTGGCTTATTACGGCGTTGAGCAGGTGATGGCTGAAAACCACCCTGACCCCTTGAAAATTAAACGTGTTAACCGCCAGATAGCGCCCGACAAGGCCAAGGGCGGGCTTGTTGCGACAGGGGATCACCCCGCGATAATTTTCCGGACAACGGAAGATAACCCCATGCCGGCTGAATTTGTATTGAAACTGGTTAACCGGTCACAGGAAAAGTCATCCATGAAACTGCTTTTCGATTTTGATTGGCAGTTTTCACAGAATATGGCCTACAAACAAAAAGTTGAGCCGGGTGTGTCTGCTTTTAAAATTAAAACAAATGGCGGCTTGAAGCGGATTGCAGTTGTGCCGGAAATTCATGATACCATGAGTGACCTGATACTTTTCGAAACACTTAAAGTCTGATCAGTAAAAGGATTACAATGCGAATTTTAATGACTGGTGCAGGCCATTTCCTGGACAAGGCAGACATTGTCGGTAAAGACCTCAAAGAGCTGATGGTATTATCTGGCGGTAACTCCGGTAATTATATGATCGGGCACGGCGCGATGTATCACCTGAAGCGTGCGGCGGGTGATGCGGGCACGGTTACATACATGAAATTGTCGCAGTTGCGGTTTGCTGATAAAGTTTACCTTGAAGAAAACTTTGATATCATTGTGGTGGCGGGTGCCAATATGATCAACGAGCGGGCTGATTTTGCTTTTATATACCGGGCATTAAAGAACGTAAACCTGCCTGTCATGGCCTTTGGTGTGGGGGCGCAGGCGGAGTCTAGTCAGGTAGAGTTAACGCCCCCCGGCGGTACCATCAACTTCATGAAGTTGATCGCGGAGCGTTCTGACCGGATCGGTGTGAGGGGCAGTTATACAGCGGAAGTTCTATCAAAGTGTGGGGTTAAAAATGTCGAGGTTAATGGCTGCCCGTCATACTATATTAATAGTCATGATAAAGATTTCCGCATAACCGTTCCAAAACGTGATGAGCTTCAAAACTTCAAGGTTTCCCTAACCATGAAGCGGGACCGCAAGAAATATCACGCCGATGACCAATTGCGAGATTATCAGAAGCGTATGTTCCGCGAGGGTTTCGATCATAACTACAAGCTTGTGGTTCAAACCGAGATGCTGGAAGGCAATATTGGCTTCTCCAAAAAAATAGATGAAGATGCCCTAAAGCGTTTTCGCAAGCACTTTGAGATAGCAGATTCTGATCTGGAAAGAGGCCGCGAATGGCTTTTGAACAATGTGGGGATCTTTTTTACATATCAGGAATGGTCGGACTTTCTCTCTGACATTGATTTTTCCTATGGCGCCCGTTTCCACGGCAATATGATGGCGCTGATGAAAGGTATCCCGACCCTTGCTATCACACATGACAGCAGAACGCGGGAGCTATGCGAGTTTCTGAATATACCGGCCCATCCGGTAGAAAAGCTTGTGGAGGGCACAGAGGCAATTTACGAGCTTTATGATGCACTTGATTACAGCTATTTCAACAGCCAGTATCATGCTCTTTGTGACCGCTTTAATCAGTTTATGGTGGATAACTTAAAGAAAAGCCCTGTGGATTAGGCTTGGAAATGTCCGAGTTTCTCAAGATTGTTAATAATGGTGCAAGCCGCACGTTGGTGGTTTTTTCTTCTGCGCGGGTGCGAGCGGGAAAGTTTTCTGGTACGCGCGCTTTTACGGACCTCAGTTCAAACTATGTGTATGTAAATTGCCCCAATAATAATTGGTACCTGAACCCCATTCCCGGTTTGGGGGACCACCCGGCAGACGTGGCGGAAAGACTGGAACAGGAATTGCGCGCACTAGGTAGCACCGAGGTTATTACCTACGGCGGCTCTATGGGGGGCTACGGGGCTATTTTATACGGTGCCATGGTAAAGGCTGACCACTGTATCGCAACAGGTGTGGAGGTCGCGCTTGGCACAGAAGGGGCCTTTTTTAACAAGCTATGCGAAGAAACGATCCCTGATGACCGCAAACAGCTTTTTATGGCGGCTGTTAAAGCGGCAGAAACCACGCAGTTTCATTGTTTTTACGGGGAATTGTGCGCCTATGACCTTTGGGGTTCCTTACAGTTACCCCGGCAGGATAATGTCCATATTCACACAATCCGAAATGAAGACCATTCCCTGCCGCCGCTGCTGAACCATTTTTTTGGTATGGAGCAGTTCGTTCTGTCCTGTTGCTCCCCCGGTTCGGCTGCGCCGTGGCAAGCAATGACGGGGACAATAACACGCTATCCAGATGCTATTCGCGCCCTCTACAGGCATGATGTGCTTGGGGAACGGGGCGATGATATTGAAGCGGCATTTGATGCGTGCCTGCTGCACATGGACGGGCTTAGCGCTAGCATTCTTCATTTAAAACGCGCCATTTTAAAGCGGCAGCGCAAAGACCTAGAAGGTGCTTATAGTGACATTATAGTGGCTGTAGAAAATAACCCGGATTTCTATCTGGCTTTGGTGCATGCCGCCAATATGGCCTTGTCTATTGGTAAAAAGGAAGAAGCACTAGACTTTGCCCGCAAGGCGCAGGGCTTTATTATTGACCGTATCCGGCCTTTTTATCAGGCCCGGTACACGCTTATAAGGTGCCTTATACACGCCGGGCAGCTTGAGGAGGCGGGCGCAGAATTGAACGCTATGAAGGAAAAATTTGCGGTTGCCTCAAAAAAGAATACGCACTGGTCGCGTATTAATGAATTAGAGAATGTTCTTACTCAAAGGGCGGCGAGATTATCATTGCAATAATATTAATTATATTAGAATAAAATTCTTGTGTAGGTTATTTTTACCCATGCATAAGAAAATATTATTTCAATTTATGTTGTTCTTGCGTTAAACAGCGCCCATCTGTAAAAGCCTGATATGTTTATGGCTGTGTCTTTATCGCAGCGCGCTTAAAATATAATGGACGCAATTGGTACCTGTTTAATGACAAAAACGCTGACACACCTAAAGCGGCTTGAAGCCGAAAGTATCCACATCATGCGCGAGGTTGCGGCTGAGGTCGAGAACCCGGTTATGCTGTATTCCATTGGTAAAGACAGCAGTGTGATGCTGCATCTGGCGATGAAAGCGTTTTACCCTAGTAAGCCGCCGTTCCCGGTTATGCATGTGGATACCACATGGAAATTCCGTGAGATGATCGAGTTCCGCGATAAAATATGCAAGCAGTATGGCCTTGATCTTATTGTGCATATTAATGAGCAGGGCGTAAAAGACGGCGTTGGCCCGTTTACGCACGGCAGCGCGGTACACACAGACATTATGAAAACAACGGCCTTGAAGCAGGCGCTTGATAAATACAAGTTTGATGCAGCTTTTGGCGGCGCGCGCCGCGACGAGGAAAAGTCTCGCGCGAAAGAGCGGATATTCTCTTTCCGCTCTGCGCAGCACCGGTGGGACCCAAAGAACCAGCGCCCAGAGCTGTGGAACATTTATAACACCCGTAAA
Proteins encoded:
- a CDS encoding PAS domain-containing protein, encoding MSALPKSERLSDQHLKDAKRLFSSLKSCWHEMAKDAGGIPFRKQFSPAKVKSLLPYLYMMELNEDNEIRFRHRGTGIERSTNHRFLIGDHMDTYGPEDWARLHRYFNVIFSGPCAAEADWRYFCRENLVFDMVNYSLPLYGRDKTQRLSIGVMMVWPNYDSELLEHCTDQDYSVCRHGVYLDVGYGVPKGITEIRGR
- a CDS encoding sulfotransferase family protein, translating into MANKHIILGTPSKSEEKTLVIMGAPRGGTSMVAGAFRELGVDLGSRLGENHEDPKFLTKDLDELRERIAVRNAETPAWGWKMPHSLHYIEELLPDIRNPHFVFVFRNMLSTTMSQVNRSKNDTTVENALRFSLRQNVIMAELIEKLDIPMLLINYDRAVESKDEFIQAATDFMNLTVTPEQRQNCRDFIDPETGYKQVSLAYYGVEQVMAENHPDPLKIKRVNRQIAPDKAKGGLVATGDHPAIIFRTTEDNPMPAEFVLKLVNRSQEKSSMKLLFDFDWQFSQNMAYKQKVEPGVSAFKIKTNGGLKRIAVVPEIHDTMSDLILFETLKV
- the cysD gene encoding sulfate adenylyltransferase subunit CysD, with the protein product MTKTLTHLKRLEAESIHIMREVAAEVENPVMLYSIGKDSSVMLHLAMKAFYPSKPPFPVMHVDTTWKFREMIEFRDKICKQYGLDLIVHINEQGVKDGVGPFTHGSAVHTDIMKTTALKQALDKYKFDAAFGGARRDEEKSRAKERIFSFRSAQHRWDPKNQRPELWNIYNTRKSPGESIRVFPLSNWTELDIWQYIHLENIPMIPLYLAKKRPVVERDGQLIMVDDDRMPLNEGETPEMKMVRFRTLGCYPLTGAVESEAATLTDVIQEMLLTKTSERQGRVIDHDSSASMEKKKQEGYF
- the kdsB gene encoding 3-deoxy-manno-octulosonate cytidylyltransferase — protein: MKVVIPARYGSTRLPGKPLADIAGKPMIQHVWERAVEAVDDRNDIIIAVDDDRLVKTAAAFGARVVLTKNDHESGTDRIAEVAAKMNWADDEVVVNLQGDEPLMPPQLVKQVGTALAENPEAAIATASCIILKPEDVSNPNIVKVVTDRAGYALYFSRSPIPYDRSGVIDLSRFSYQRHIGLYAYRVATLKQLISLRPASLERIEQLEQLRALAAGMTILVEAVSSAPPHGVDTEADLEAVRAYFRKQS
- a CDS encoding capsular polysaccharide biosynthesis protein, translated to MSDDKIRAATGPKALTSSRGIAGDKAMAALLGRPVKLGLSSATPADVVVGWGQKDNTEKARLYAKKNGLPYWRLEDGFIGYLSHPAIDKRRLSLIIDTTGIYYDAHSPSDLENMLNQDDWITPDLIERAETAMARMRRWRISKYNQSPAEIPAWLQVELAAYKGPKVLVVDQTFGDKSITDGMASDDMFRTMLEDALAENPTALVLVKVHPDVMLGQKRGHYDPERVMDRVLFVADDVAPQSLIEKVDQVYVVTSQMGFEGLIAGKKVSCYGLPFYAGWGLTHDKQLCEARIANRSLAELFAAAYMLYTVYNDPYTGKRVEIERILDLLVAERQMARPRAQRTFAVGFSLWKRGFIPEFLGVGAGTVQFIKPAVLAALDYKEGDMVVLWGRKHDTEAAVIPAHVPVWRMEDGFLRSVGLGSDLRRPSSLVLDRTGIYYDGTAPSDLESFLAAHKFDDADIARGERLRHKIRSARVSKYNVGEHGALNFREAAGKREVILVPGQVEADASIQYGSPTLKTNAGLLEAVKAAKPDAYIIYKPHPDVVSGNRAGDVPQTVLAQTAQEVITEADIIDVLEAVDSVHTMTSLTGFEALISGKNVTTYGMPFYAGWGLTTDMCSLPRRGRKLSLDALVYALYCVYARYVRWPEGASYSPEALVEELARTPRGGPIAAGPFAPVTRLGRKAKYFLDAMRR
- a CDS encoding KdsC family phosphatase, yielding MTIKLLALDVDGVLTDGTLYYTAAGEEMKAFNAQDGMGMKLLSRLGVQVAVISGRKSAALERRLDDLGVYHRRLACGDKIKGLEDICADMGVTLAEVAFMGDDLNDLPVMQVCGYKIAPVNAVTAVIKSADFVTARDGGRGAVREACDHLAGQLGLSLETAASGVTTVLVQ
- a CDS encoding polysaccharide pyruvyl transferase family protein produces the protein MRILMTGAGHFLDKADIVGKDLKELMVLSGGNSGNYMIGHGAMYHLKRAAGDAGTVTYMKLSQLRFADKVYLEENFDIIVVAGANMINERADFAFIYRALKNVNLPVMAFGVGAQAESSQVELTPPGGTINFMKLIAERSDRIGVRGSYTAEVLSKCGVKNVEVNGCPSYYINSHDKDFRITVPKRDELQNFKVSLTMKRDRKKYHADDQLRDYQKRMFREGFDHNYKLVVQTEMLEGNIGFSKKIDEDALKRFRKHFEIADSDLERGREWLLNNVGIFFTYQEWSDFLSDIDFSYGARFHGNMMALMKGIPTLAITHDSRTRELCEFLNIPAHPVEKLVEGTEAIYELYDALDYSYFNSQYHALCDRFNQFMVDNLKKSPVD